TCAAATATTGCAAGGATTGGCTTTTATTCACAAGCATGGTAAGAATTATATATTTAGTTTGAATCAATAATATCACAAATCAAGTTTAAATATCATCAAAGATCGTACTGTGTATGAGAAGATTGCTGACTCCgaaatgtttgttttcattcCATGAGAAATGTATGCCTGGCCCTCACATGACCGTGTGTAAATTACAATACCCTGTAATGGAATCTTATTCAGACTatgttaaatattgttttttactGAGCTAAAGTAGCTATCTGTACcaatttttcaataataataatagcagcagtagtagtagcagcagcagcaatAACAGCAATAACAGCAATAGCAACAGTAATAATAACTAAGATttaattataggttatatgcattgatttaaataaagataattttttaaaagatatattgattgatttttagtggttgatttttgttacgttagtgATTAATGTTACCTTGGGTGGTTAATTGTAAGGTGTGTGGGTGATACAGGTCTCActacattaaacaaaaataaattgatgaGATTTTAGGATACATTGAATGActttattgtacagtatgttaatgGCAGGCCTCACTACATTTTTTCCCTATGAATCAGGAagatgtttgttttgtttttcaggATTTTTTCATAGAGACATGAAACCAGAAAATTTGTTATGCACTGGGCCAGAGTTAGTAAAAATAGCAGATTTTGGTCTTGTTAGAGAAATACGCTCACGACCCCCTTACACAGACTACGTGTCAACTAGATGGTATGTTCAAATAATCAGACAAATATGTTGAAATCTGcttattacttttttaattattaagtaatattaaataattatggtTTCATTCAGGTATCGTGCCCCAGAAGTATTGCTACGTTCGACTAACTACAATTCCCCTATTGATATTTGGGCAGTTGGCTGCATAATGGCAGAATTATACACATTAAGACCATTGTTTCCAGGTACTAGTGAGGTGGATGAAATTTTTAAAGTGTGTTCAGTGTTAGGAACACCAAAAAAGGCAAGTcaattatagatttttttttctctattaaAACTGTGCCTatcaatgtattttttaaattatttctttcACTACCCACCATGAACTGATGCATGACGTATCTCATTCTTTGAACGTTCTCATATTTAATCCATTTGGGTGAGGGAACACCTGGAATTGAATACATCATTATTTAGGGGTTCTCTGCTCCACTAGTTACCAAGGTGGATTTTAAGATGACATTTAAAACTAGTGTATAATAAATCAAAGAATTTTAGTGTATTCATCTTAATAACATTGGTGTTGTGCAACCTTTCCAAATGTTGACTAACGGCAAATGGTCAGTTTCTAGGTTTCTGCAGTAATCTGACTAACGGCACTCTGAGCATTATATATCCTCAGATAACCTAATTTGAATCCTGCAATGAATCAGTAATGAAGAGATTTAACACCAATTTTATCAACTGATGTGATTCATGTTAATGTATGTATTTTGAAACAGGAGGATTGGAATGAAGGTTATCAATTAGCGAATAAAATGAATTTCAAGTTTCCACAGTGTGTTTCTACACCTCTTAAATCACTAATTGGAAATGCCAGTCCGGAAGCAATTAATCTACTGAAAGATATGCTTCATTGGAATCCTCAGAAACGGCCAACAGCAACACAGgtaacaaaataattaagtaCTTACCCACACCAGACAAAATTAGCAACACAGTAAACATGTTTCTGTTTTACTGTGGTCCATAGGGAAACCAGTCTTTTAAgcaaatttttataaattttaaactcTTCCTGAATctaatttaaaacattcaacAATACTTACTATGATATGGACAAAAATGTTGGGGATTCCAGTATTTAGAGGTACAGGCTTCCTTTATTCCATTCATACATTAATAACACaagaaaatttattaaaacatttaatatatattttttaggagGCACATATTCACAGTTCAACTTCTTTACATGTTCATTATGATTACAGCTATCTCAATCCACTTGAATATAGTATCAACCCCACAGAAATCTCTCCTCAACAGTTAGGATGTTAGGCTTATATCGAGCAAAGGCATGAATCTTCTCTATGACTACAGTTTTATCAGTGTCCTTTTCCCTTGCGCACATCCAAGCATCAAACATGTCACCTTGCGATTTGTCCACTTGAGGGCGATTGATTTGCATGCGACACCTGCTGCACGTCACCTTGTGATTTGTCCTCTTGAGGGCGATTGATTTGCATGCGACACCTGCTGCACGTCACCTTGTGATTTTTCCACTTGAGGGCGATTGATTTGCATGCGACACCTGCTGCACGTCACCTTGTGATTTGTCCACTTGAGGGCGATTGACTTGCATGCGACACCTGCTGCACGTCACCTTGTGATTTGTCCACTTGAGGGCGATTGATTTGCATGCGACACCTGCTGCACGTAACCTTGTGATTTGTCCACTTGAGGGCGATTGATTTGCATGCGACACCTGCTGCATGTCACCTTGTGATTTGTCCACTTGAGGGCGATTGACTTGCATGCGACACCTGCTGCACGTCACCTTGTGATTTGTCCACTTGAGGGCAATTGATTTGCATGCGACACCTGCTGCACGTAACCTTGTGATTTGTCCACTTGAGGGCGATTGATTTGCATGCGACACCTGCTGCATGTCACCTTGTGATTTGTCCACTTGAGGGCGATTGATTTGCATGCGACACCTGCTGCACGTAACCTTGTGATTTGTCCACTTGAGGGCGATTGATTTGCATGCGACACCTGCTGCAAATTTGATGCAATATGGCACATACTGTTAAACTACACCTCATCTCTATCTAAATGattatcatttaatatttaattccGATTTGTTTTTACATACAGTGTTTGAAGTATTCTTATTTTCAAGTTGGTCAAAATCTTGGACCTAAGACTCCTGTTAATACTAAACATGTTGAGTCAAAGAAGTTTAGTTATGAACTTGACAAACTGCAACCAGTAGATAATATTCCATCAGAAGTTgctaaaaaagaagaaaaaattgatGAGTTGGACAACTTTTTGGCATCACTTGGAAAGAAGAAAGAGCTCCCAGTCCAACAGTTTGGAGCAGGAAACAAAAGCAGACGTCATTGGGATAAATTAGAAGGTACAAACATGGACAAAATTGACATGAACAAGTCAAAtactacaaaaacaaacattacagatgatgattttgattttattatgaGTTCTATTAAACAAAAACCAGCTACAAAAGTAAGCAGACAACCCAAAGTTAAATCATCGTTTGATTGGGATGATGACGATCTGTTTGATGTAAAAGAGAAACAATCACAAAACAATATCAACAAAGTgcaatcaacaacaacaacacgaCGTTTACTTGAATCTGGCAACTCATCTGCATCATCTGCTAAACAGTTTTACTTTAGACAGTCACGTTACCTTCCTGGTAAACTTTGTTTATGTTTTCTTTTagttgaatattaataataatcagtaATTACTTTTTCTATCTCCATTTAATACTTATTAGGCTAATAATCCATATATGACCATGCAATAACTAGTAGAGTGTTGTAAAAACAAACATGGCCTTTGTTAATGTTGTTGCTTTCTGATATCTTGTTtgtcaaaattaaatttatgattCTTTCTAAATTggacaaaaatgtttttttgctttatttttacttctttcattttttcttttgtatttttatttcttttattttagggATGAATTCGAAAAGTCCTTTGAAAGATTCTTCATCAGGCAGAACTGGACCCAAGGCAGGTTTAGCAAGAACTAACAATATGTTTGGTAAGTTATCATCAATGACTGGTGTACAGATGGAGTACAccgtttcaattttttttatagtaatgaTATAAGTTCATAAAagttattattcaaaatttagCTAGGTTAATTGGTTAAAGGAGTATATACACATACATATATATGTCTACAAATTGTGTGAGGAGGATGCATTACATCCAGACAAAAGATGCCTTTGTCCTCCAATTCCTACATATTGTGTGAGGAGGATGCATTACATCCAGACAAAAGATGCCTTTGTCCTCCAATGTCTACAAATTGTGTGAAGAGGATTCATTACATCCAGACAAAAGATGCCTTTGTCCTCCAATGTCTACAAATTGTGTGAAGAGGATGCATTACATCCAGACAAAAGATGCCTTTGTCCTCCAATGTCTACAAATTGTGTGAGGAGGATGCATTACATCCAGACAAAAGATGCCTTTGTCCTCCAATGTCTACAAATTGTGTGAGGAGGATGCATTACATCCAGACAAAAGATGCCTTTGTCCTCCAATGTCTACACATTGTGTGAGGAGGATGCATTACATCCAGACAAAAGATGTCTTTGTCCTCCAATGTCTACAAATTGTGTGAGGAGGATGCATTACATCCAGACAAAAGATGCCTTTGTCCTCCAATGTCTACAAATTGTGTGAGGAGGATGCATTACATCCAGACAAAAGATGCCTTTGTCCTCCAATGTCTACAAATTGTGTGAGGAGGATGCATTACATCCAGACAAAAGATGCCTTTGTCCtccaacaaaatgtaaaaatcaaGTGAACCACATTGCATCAATGTATTGGGCCCATTCCAGTCATATAATATTTCATAGTATTGtttgtattactgtattgtGTGTGACATGCACTGTGCTTCTGCTAGTAATATATTGTGTGGTCTTTTTTATGCTGTTTGAAACAGGTCCCAGTTCTAATAGAAGAGAAAAAAGTGGTTATAGTGGTAACTTTGCTGCGGGTGGGGCAAGTTATGTACCAACTTTTGGTCAGAAAAGAGACTTACAAGGGGCAAGATTACAGGGAGTGAGTGGTAAGTAATTAGTTCAGtaaaaaattatgtaattaaaaaatgttacttattgTGTTAATTACATATATGATTACCAAATGATTTTGTTGTAAACTAGATTATAGTGCATGGAGGTCAACCAGGCCTGGAGCAAGCAATAACTCAAGCGGTTTAAGACCAGCTGCTCAAGCAGTACATGGACGAACAGACTGGGTTtcaaagtatatattttttttagtttcaataTTTGAGATTGCAATAAAAGTATACATTAACACTTTTATTGTTTAGAAGCATTGATTCACAAGCTTGTAgtga
This genomic stretch from Antedon mediterranea chromosome 11, ecAntMedi1.1, whole genome shotgun sequence harbors:
- the LOC140062738 gene encoding serine/threonine-protein kinase MAK-like, which gives rise to MNRYQTMRQLGDGTYGSVLLGKSNETGEMVAIKKMKKKYYSWDECMELREVKSLRKLNHANIVKLKEVIRENDHLYFIFEFMKENLYQLMKDRDRLLPESVIRNILYQILQGLAFIHKHGFFHRDMKPENLLCTGPELVKIADFGLVREIRSRPPYTDYVSTRWYRAPEVLLRSTNYNSPIDIWAVGCIMAELYTLRPLFPGTSEVDEIFKVCSVLGTPKKEDWNEGYQLANKMNFKFPQCVSTPLKSLIGNASPEAINLLKDMLHWNPQKRPTATQCLKYSYFQVGQNLGPKTPVNTKHVESKKFSYELDKLQPVDNIPSEVAKKEEKIDELDNFLASLGKKKELPVQQFGAGNKSRRHWDKLEGTNMDKIDMNKSNTTKTNITDDDFDFIMSSIKQKPATKVSRQPKVKSSFDWDDDDLFDVKEKQSQNNINKVQSTTTTRRLLESGNSSASSAKQFYFRQSRYLPGMNSKSPLKDSSSGRTGPKAGLARTNNMFGPSSNRREKSGYSGNFAAGGASYVPTFGQKRDLQGARLQGVSDYSAWRSTRPGASNNSSGLRPAAQAVHGRTDWVSKYGGLR